The genomic segment AATCAACATCTGCTGTCCCCAGTGACAGATTATGGCTTCGTTCTGAGTTGATGGGGACTCAGGTTATTACACGTGATACTGGACGCAGGTTGGGGCTTGTAGGAGAAGTTGTTGTTGATATTGATCGCAGAGAGGTTGTTGCTTTGGGACTACGAGATAATCCCTTAACACGTTTTTTACCTGGCTTGCCAAGATGGCTTCCTCTTGATCAGATCCGTCAAGTAGGTGATGTGATTTTAGTTGATACGATTGATTCTTTAAGCGAAAACTTTGTTCCTGAAAGATTCAATAAAGTTATCAATTGCCAAGTTATTACTGAATCTGGAGATCAGTTGGGGAGAGTACTTGGATTTTCTTTTGATATTGAAACTGGAGAATTACTTACTTTAGTTATGGGAGCATTAGGCGTACCTTTATTAGGCGAAGGGGTTTTAAGTACTTGGGAGATGCCTGTTGATGAAATTGTTAGCAGTGGACCAGATCGAATAATTGTTTATGAGGGAGCTGAGGAGAAATTAAAACAATTAAACAGTGGTTTCCTTGAAAAGCTTGGTGTAGGTAATTCGGGTTGGGAAGAAAGCGAACGAGAACGTTATAGAGTTAATCTTGTCCCAGTTGAAAATCAATTAACCTCTGGCGAGAGTGTCAATGATGATCAAAGACTTCTAGAACAATCCCAAGAAATATTTGAAGAAGAAGAGATGGAATACGTAGAATTGCAAGATTCAGAAGAACAACAATATAATAAAGAATTAAGATATTTAGATGAACCTAATCAGTCATCAATTTATTCTGAAATTGATGAAGATGTAGTAAACTATAGTGAATCAAACTTTAAAAAAAGAACTGACGATTTTCAAGCTAAATTTTCATCTAAAAATACAAAGAATAAATCAAAAATTATAAGAGATGAAGAACCTATGGATGTCGAACCTTTAGAAGATTTAACGATAAATAATTCTCAAGATATGATATCTAATGATAACCAATTAATAGATATTGAAGATCCATGGTAATTAATTTAAAAGCTTTTTTTCTTCAAGAAGATTAATAATTTGATAGCAAAATTTTTTTACAGCACCTTTACTACCCCTTAGTAATTGTAAATCTTCTCTTTGGCCAGATAGTCTTGTAGGTGAATTTAGCCAATCAATAGTTTCTTCAGCTATTTGTGCAGGGGTTATATGTCCAACTCTTTCTGGGACAATCATCTTTTTTGCATATATATTTGGCCAAGCCATATATCCTCTTTTTTTCAGTTTTATAAAGCTAATTAATAGTCCTATGCACCATTTTAATATTGGCAATCTAGCTATTAAACCTATAAATCCATCCCATGCTTCCATGACTGAAATGTGTTGTGTAGGAAGAACAACTATCATTGGAATATTTAATGATCCAAGCTCAGCAGTATTAGCTCCTACTGTTGTTAGTGCGATATCACACTGGCTTAGATCACTATATGCTGGATGCTTTTCTTGTATTAAAATAACTGTAGAATTATTAGTTATCAATACTCCTCTTCCTTCTTTTTTATTGGCTTTTGTAATTGATTTGATTCCAGATTTATATTGTTTTGAAATTGGATTTTTGCTACTACTAAAGTGTTTAAGTTCATTTATATTTGTGGTAGGAGCAAGAGGTATTAGAAACTGACAATCTGGCATTGATTTTGATATTTTATCTGCTACTTCAAGAAAGAATGGAATTCCAATTTTTAGTTTCGCACTTTTTGAACCTGGTAGTAGTGCAATCCACTTTCCAGAGGGGAGTGGATTATCAATTTTTGCAGTTTCAGTTAAGTCAGCGGTTAGGTCTCCTATGACTGAACAACGAGGTTGAATTCGTTTTGGTAATTTATCAACAATCCTTTCGGACATTGCAACAATTCTATTATTCCAAAAAGGCCATCTAGCGATCCACTCGGCATATGTCATATGTAAATATCCCAATCTTGCTGAAAGTAGAACGCTCCAAAATTGATCTCCACCTAAAAAAATTACTAACCCGTTGGATGGCCATGAACCAAATTTTTTAGGGTTTAAAAGAAGTTTCCAGAAATTTTTTGCTTTTATTATTTTTTCAAATTGGAACCATTTTTTTGCAGCAATAATTTCATTACCAGTTGCATTAGGGCATGGAACAAGTACCAAATTTAAAGATTTTGAAGAATTATGTACTCTTGGTTTTAGCTTTATTTGCTTATGAAGCTCTTTAGCAAGTGGATTCACCCAAGTGGCTAGTTCACCCGGTCCATTTGAGACAAAAATAATTGCTAAATGATTATGACTCATTTATTGATGAGCATCAGTATTGAATAATGCGGATGGCGAGACTTGAACTCGCAAGGCCGAAGCCACATGTTCCTTAGACATGCGCGTATACCAATTCCGCCACATCCGCAAGTTAACTCAGTTAAGCACCAAGTAACCCTGATCATAATGCTTAACCTATTAAGCTTCTACTTAATGGGTTTCAATCTTGGGCACCAATCCTGATACGATCCCGCTGAGGACTTAATAATTTTGAATGCCCATAGGCAAACTGCTCATAGCTAATCGTGGCGAAATAGCTTTAAGAATTCTCCGAAGCTGTCGTGAGATGGGGATAGCTACGGTTGCTGTTTACAGTACTATTGATAAAAATGCATTACATGTTCAATTAGCTGATGAAGCTGTATGCGTTGGAGATTCACCTAGCAGTAAAAGTTATCTAAATGTCCCAAATATACTTGCTGCAGCAACATCAAGAGGAGTAGATGCTATTCATCCTGGTTATGGATTTTTAGCTGAGAATGATCGATTTGCAGAGATTTGCGGTGACCACGGTCTTATTTTTGTAGGCCCATCTCCTCATGCAATTCGTTCCATGGGTGATAAGTCGACAGCTAAATCGACTATGCAAAAGGTTGGAGTGCCTACTGTCCCAGGAAGTGAAGGTTTGCTAGATAGTGTTTCAGATGCATCCAAGCTTGCCTCTGAAATGGGTTATCCAGTAATGATTAAAGCAACTGCAGGAGGCGGTGGAAGAGGCATGCGTTTAGTTAATCATTCTGATGAATTGGAGAATCTTTTTAAAGCTGCGCAGGGGGAAGCAGAGGCTGCATTTGGCAACCCTGGCCTATATATGGAGAAATTTATTGATCGCCCAAGGCATGTAGAGGTTCAGATTCTTGCGGATCGATTTGGTAACGTTGTTCACCTCGGAGAACGAGATTGCTCGATTCAAAGACGGCATCAGAAATTGTTAGAGGAATCGCCAAGTCCAGCTTTAGATGATCACCTAAGAATAAGAATGGGAGAAGCGGCAGTTGCAGCAGCAAAAAGCATCAACTATGAAGGCGCTGGAACGGTGGAATTTCTTCTTGATAGGAACGGAAGTTTTTATTTTATGGAAATGAATACTCGAATACAGGTTGAACATCCTGTTACTGAGTTAGTTACCGGTATGGATTTAATTTCAGAACAATTACGTATTGCGGGAGGAGAAAAATTACAATATACACAAGCAGAGATCAAGCTTGAGGGACATGCAATTGAATGTAGAATTAACGCAGAAGATCCAAGTCACAACTTTCGACCTTCCCCAGGAAAAATCACAGGTTGGTTGCCTCCTGGTGGACCGGGCGTAAGGGTAGATAGCCATGTTTACACTGGATACGATATTCCTCCTTTTTATGATTCCTTAATAGGTAAATTAATTGTTTGGGGGAAAGATCGAGAAGCTGCACTAAAAAGGATGGAAAGAGCTTTAAGTGAATGTGCAGTCACAGGAATTACTACTACTATTGATTTTCATTTGAAATTACTTAAAAGAAAAGAATTTATAGAAGGCGATGTTCACACAAAATTTGTTGAACAAGAAATGTTGTAAATAGCTATGAAGATCAGAATATAATTTGAGTTAATAATCCTTGTTGTCCAAGAAATAATTCGCGAAAGAGACTTAAGAGACCTACCCAAATAATTGGAGTAACATCTACTCCACCTATCGGAGCAACAATTTTTCGAGTAAGCACCAATATGGGCTCAGTTGGCAAGAAGATAATTGGCCAAAAACCAGTTCTTAAATCTATTTTTGGATACCATGTCAAAATAATTCGTAGAAGGAATGCCAAGGTAAGCGCACCTATTGAAAAACTCATAAAAAAATGTAGGGTTGGAAGACTTTTAACTAACAGAGGCATCACAAAGCTCAAAGCATTATTGAATAGATGGTCTAAATCATCTTTTATTGCGTAAGATTACTCGGTCTTGCATAAGAATTAGCTGAAATGGCTTTTCATTTATTAAATTTGTTCCTAAGTGCTGGAACTTCTAGTGAAGCTGCTACAAGTTCTGCTGTTGGAATGATTGGGAGTTTTCTTGCGGCTGGAGCTTTGATAGTTGCACCTGCTGCTGCTGCGTTGATCTGGGTTAGCCAAAAAGATGCATTGAGTAGATAGCCCTAGCAAACACCTATTTATGCCATAGACTAATCACAATAGGGTTGGTTTCAGCCTGAAAATGTTTATTTAAGAGGGCAAACTTGGTCAATGCCAGTCTAAATTGGGCCAGCATTGTTGGCATAGTTCTTGCTGTATGCGGAGCTGGCTTATATTTCCTTAGATCTTTTAAGCCAGCATTGGCAAGGGATTATGACGTATTTTTTGCCGCTATAGGTTTACTGTGCGGCGGAATTTTGTTTTTTCAAGGGTGGCGTTTAGATCCAATTCTTCAGTTTGGACAGTTTTTGCTTGCTGGAACCACTGTCTTTTTCGCTTATGAAAGTGTTCGGCTTAGAGGTATTGCAACAGATCAAGCACGAAGATCTTCCTATTTTGATGATGAACCAGAATTGCCCAGATCTTCCAGACGAGGTTTGTCGGATGCAGACTCTGATAGGAATTATGATCGATTTGAGGAATCTCAACCTATCAATAGAAGATTTGCAGGTAGAGAAGATTATCAAGAAGAATATTCAGATGATGAAAATTATGGAAGACGACCATCTAGGGCGGCAATACCTGAGCAGGCTGTAAGTAGAAGGCCAAGAAATATTAGTTCTTCAGAAATCAATTCTCGAGGAACTGAGAGGGACAGGAGAATGGAACGATTTAATTCCGAATCTTCCTCAGATAGAGCATCAAGCTTTGGAGATAGGCGAACTAGTCGACAAGAAACTAGGCAAGGGACTCGTCCTTCAGCAAGTGGTCAAACATCAAGTCGAAGAAGAAATGGAGCGCCTCCTACTCAATCATCATCTTCAAGGCTAAATTCTGATAATTCAACTAGGGCTTCGACTGGATCTAAAAGGCCTTCCAAAACTAACAACAATATTGAAGATGCTGCTTTTTCTAGTTCTGAAAAAGGTGTCAGACGAGCTAGTAGAAGAAGTCCAAAAAATCCTGGTGCAAACCCTGCTAATCAAAGACCATCTTCTAAAAGTTCTTATTCATCATCGACAAGAAAGTCCAGACCAAGAGATAACAGTTCAAGATTTGATGATTAATACAACAATTATTATTGACTAATTATTCCAGCCCATTCCAGAAAAGAGATTTTGCTAAGTGCTTCAACAAGTAGAACTGCCAAAAGACCTATCATTGCAAATCTTCCATTTATTCTCTCTGCATAGCCACTCCAGCCAAATTCAGGAATATCATTTGTGGTTGCGCTAGGTGAAAGATTTTTAATTTCTGAATCAGTTGTTTCTGGCTCAGTTGACTCACTTTCTTGGGCTTTTTCAGTATTTGAGTTCATAGAAATAAACTAGTTCTCAGTAAATTGGTAACTTGCAGCAGGCAATAATCGCCAACCTTTGTTCTCAGTTATTTCAAGCACATTTTCATGATAGTTCTTCAAGGTTGGCCTATGACCAACGCTAATGCAAGCCATCTCGCGTTTGTTAAGAAGTTCATAAAGATGTTTTTCTGTATTTACATCTAATGCACTTGTTGCTTCATCTAAAACAACATATTTAGGGGAATTCAGCAAAAGTCTTGCAAAAGCAAGCCTTTGTTGCTCTCCCAGAGATAATAGTCTTTGCCAATCTTGTTTGATATCTAGATCAGGATACCTTTGGATAATTTGAGGTAACTTGACTTCTTCTAAAACGGCTTTTAGGTGATCATCACTGAATCTGTTTTTATCTAATGGGTAGCAAAGCTGTTCTCTCAATGAGCCAAGAGTCATGTATGGTTTTTGTGGAATAAAAAGTAACTCACCATTTGATGGGGTTTCTATCTCACCAGATTGAATTGCCCATAGACCGCTAATAGCTCTAAGTAAAGACGTTTTACCGCAACCAGAAGGCCCTACTACAAGTAAACTTTGACCTGTCTCCAGACTTAGATTTAAGTTATTAATTAGATAATTATCTTTTCCAGGGGTTTTAATACTTACATTTTTGAGAATAATAGAATCATTGTTTTTAATTTCTACTTTAAAATCCTCAAATTGGTTGTTTCTGATCTCATTCATGTTTGATTGAAATCCTTCAAGTCTTCCTATCGAAGCTGAAAATCTAGCTAAAGCCTCTATTTTGTAAATAATAAAAAATAATGATCCTTCAAGAAGGTTGTAGTTCAAATTGGCTTGTTGAAAACTTCCATAGTCCATTTGGCCGCTAAGAATTGGTCCTGCGAGAATAATGAAAGGAATAAAGACACTTCCATAAATTCCTGAGCGTTGGAGCACTCTTAATAATGCTTCCCATATTATTAAAAGATTAAAGTTATCAACTACAGATTTTAGCCTTCTACTTACTTCTTTTTCTTCTTGATTTTCACCAGAGTAAAAAGCAATT from the Prochlorococcus marinus str. NATL2A genome contains:
- a CDS encoding PRC-barrel domain-containing protein is translated as MTNTQAPQESTSAVPSDRLWLRSELMGTQVITRDTGRRLGLVGEVVVDIDRREVVALGLRDNPLTRFLPGLPRWLPLDQIRQVGDVILVDTIDSLSENFVPERFNKVINCQVITESGDQLGRVLGFSFDIETGELLTLVMGALGVPLLGEGVLSTWEMPVDEIVSSGPDRIIVYEGAEEKLKQLNSGFLEKLGVGNSGWEESERERYRVNLVPVENQLTSGESVNDDQRLLEQSQEIFEEEEMEYVELQDSEEQQYNKELRYLDEPNQSSIYSEIDEDVVNYSESNFKKRTDDFQAKFSSKNTKNKSKIIRDEEPMDVEPLEDLTINNSQDMISNDNQLIDIEDPW
- the accC gene encoding acetyl-CoA carboxylase biotin carboxylase subunit, with product MPIGKLLIANRGEIALRILRSCREMGIATVAVYSTIDKNALHVQLADEAVCVGDSPSSKSYLNVPNILAAATSRGVDAIHPGYGFLAENDRFAEICGDHGLIFVGPSPHAIRSMGDKSTAKSTMQKVGVPTVPGSEGLLDSVSDASKLASEMGYPVMIKATAGGGGRGMRLVNHSDELENLFKAAQGEAEAAFGNPGLYMEKFIDRPRHVEVQILADRFGNVVHLGERDCSIQRRHQKLLEESPSPALDDHLRIRMGEAAVAAAKSINYEGAGTVEFLLDRNGSFYFMEMNTRIQVEHPVTELVTGMDLISEQLRIAGGEKLQYTQAEIKLEGHAIECRINAEDPSHNFRPSPGKITGWLPPGGPGVRVDSHVYTGYDIPPFYDSLIGKLIVWGKDREAALKRMERALSECAVTGITTTIDFHLKLLKRKEFIEGDVHTKFVEQEML
- a CDS encoding YggT family protein is translated as MPLLVKSLPTLHFFMSFSIGALTLAFLLRIILTWYPKIDLRTGFWPIIFLPTEPILVLTRKIVAPIGGVDVTPIIWVGLLSLFRELFLGQQGLLTQIIF
- the psbX gene encoding photosystem II reaction center protein PsbX; its protein translation is MAFHLLNLFLSAGTSSEAATSSAVGMIGSFLAAGALIVAPAAAALIWVSQKDALSR
- a CDS encoding Ycf66 family protein gives rise to the protein MVNASLNWASIVGIVLAVCGAGLYFLRSFKPALARDYDVFFAAIGLLCGGILFFQGWRLDPILQFGQFLLAGTTVFFAYESVRLRGIATDQARRSSYFDDEPELPRSSRRGLSDADSDRNYDRFEESQPINRRFAGREDYQEEYSDDENYGRRPSRAAIPEQAVSRRPRNISSSEINSRGTERDRRMERFNSESSSDRASSFGDRRTSRQETRQGTRPSASGQTSSRRRNGAPPTQSSSSRLNSDNSTRASTGSKRPSKTNNNIEDAAFSSSEKGVRRASRRSPKNPGANPANQRPSSKSSYSSSTRKSRPRDNSSRFDD
- a CDS encoding chlorophyll a/b-binding protein; protein product: MNSNTEKAQESESTEPETTDSEIKNLSPSATTNDIPEFGWSGYAERINGRFAMIGLLAVLLVEALSKISFLEWAGIISQ
- a CDS encoding ABC transporter ATP-binding protein/permease, coding for MTSSISKAQKGLVSQLIKLRKLTQPYFLPYTKNNGWLFVYLLIALLFCVGGTVLFLLTGLMSLLTNLAPDVTNQFLGGVQNSLKVIWNGPSGIIISSLFALGIFSFITVRGQLRQRRWLPWLLLGVIILMLLSVNGINAGITFLVRDITNALIQKDESESYKNLWILGICFIAALPIRSFQFYFSAKLQLLWREWLSKSLITDYLDDRTYYILNPNDESETNVDNPDQRITEDARDFTAQTIDLSLNIFDSLLVFSLNIFILLSISKELTLALIVYATLVSSLLLFASRKLFKLNYDQLRFEADFRYGLVHVRNNAESIAFYSGENQEEKEVSRRLKSVVDNFNLLIIWEALLRVLQRSGIYGSVFIPFIILAGPILSGQMDYGSFQQANLNYNLLEGSLFFIIYKIEALARFSASIGRLEGFQSNMNEIRNNQFEDFKVEIKNNDSIILKNVSIKTPGKDNYLINNLNLSLETGQSLLVVGPSGCGKTSLLRAISGLWAIQSGEIETPSNGELLFIPQKPYMTLGSLREQLCYPLDKNRFSDDHLKAVLEEVKLPQIIQRYPDLDIKQDWQRLLSLGEQQRLAFARLLLNSPKYVVLDEATSALDVNTEKHLYELLNKREMACISVGHRPTLKNYHENVLEITENKGWRLLPAASYQFTEN